In the Magnolia sinica isolate HGM2019 chromosome 15, MsV1, whole genome shotgun sequence genome, one interval contains:
- the LOC131226703 gene encoding probable mediator of RNA polymerase II transcription subunit 26b, whose protein sequence is MAMKSATLDHWRDYFRGADSDIFEVIEYAIVVAASDCPKEFRMRRDRIAEKLFSCRLTRCFGCDRVELAVPQEDEEEDDDLFDGAGKDSKVNSSTNDHVEPMAQHRRSNYSYDEAEALTEEIEEESQIVGEVLRIKEVLGNHLDEPDSVLFESLRRLQLMELSVETLKATEIGKAVNGLRKHGSKQIRHLARTLIDGWKDLVDAWVNAAAAIAGGTPESVNPSVVDEEEGLPSPPLDEGAFLATQTTSMELSQFFDGMDDDGNPRNSRESDNNHGNGRKPTSDNSNPRRKQKPPEVANVPMEDKIQVRKQEAVIRQNKPMNADVGPGRPPKMSLEHKANGDVKLQQRRDQVGVQRKPLTSLQDKSKHSDDLLVRAKLEATKRRLHEGYQQAENAKKQRTIQVMELHDLPKQGLSHRNPYLKPGNHNRHWSHGRR, encoded by the exons ATGGCCATGAAATCGGCCACGTTGGATCACTGGCGGGACTACTTCCGCGGTGCTGATTCGGATATCTTCGAAGTAATCGAGTATGCTATAGTAGTCGCGGCGTCGGATTGCCCAAAGGAGTTCCGGATGCGGCGTGACAGGATTGCCGAGAAGCTGTTCTCGTGCCGGTTGACCCGTTGTTTTGGGTGTGACCGGGTCGAGCTGGCAGTCCCacaggaggatgaggaggaagatgaCGACCTGTTCGACGGTGCTGGTAAGGATAGCAAGGTGAATAGCAGCACGAATGATCATGTGGAGCCGATGGCGCAGCATCGGAGAAGCAATTACAGTTACGATGAGGCTGAGGCATTGACGGAGGAGATTGAAGAGGAGAGTCAGATTGTTGGGGAGGTTTTGAGGATTAAAGAGGTCCTTGGCAACCATCtagatgag CCGGATAGTGTATTATTTGAATCATTGAGGAGGCTTCAATTGATGGAGCTGTCTGTGGAAACTTTGAAG GCAACTGAAATTGGAAAGGCTGTTAATGGTCTGCGGAAGCATGGATCGAAGCAAATACGTCACCTTGCTCGGACTCTCATCGA CGGATGGAAAGATTTGGTTGATGCGTGGGTTAATGCTGCAGCTGCTATTGCAG GAGGAACACCAGAATCAGTGAATCCTTCTGTTGTGGATGAGGAAGAAGGCCTCCCTTCTCCTCCGCTGGATGAAGGGGCTTTCTTGGCTACTCAAACTACTTCAATGGAGCTATCTCAG TTCTTTGACGGCATGGATGATGATGGAA ATCCTCGAAACAGCAGGGAATCTGACAATAATCATGGAAATGGAAGAAAACCCACGTCAGACAATAGCAATCCTAGGAGGAAGCAAAAGCCTCCAGAAGTGGCCAATGTGCCTATGGAGGATAAGATCCAAGTAAGGAAACAAGAAGCTGTTATCCGGCAAAACAAGCCCATGAATGCTGATGTGGGACCTGGGAGACCTCCTAAGATGAGCTTGGAACATAAAGCTAATGGAGATGTGAAGCTACAACAGCGACGGGATCAAGTTGGGGTGCAAAGGAAGCCCCTCACCAGTCTACAAGAT AAATCCAAGCATTCAGATGACCTATTGGTTCGAGCAAAGCTTGAAGCTACGAAAAGGAGGCTTCATGAAGGTTATCAACAAGCTGAGAACG CTAAGAAGCAACGTACGATACAGGTCATGGAGTTGCATGATCTCCCAAAGCAGGGTCTTAGTCATAGAAATCCCTACTTGAAACCGGGGAACCACAACCGGCACTGGTCACATGGGCGTCGCTAG